The following are encoded in a window of Cupriavidus oxalaticus genomic DNA:
- the dmeF gene encoding CDF family Co(II)/Ni(II) efflux transporter DmeF, whose protein sequence is MHTQDLSAWTHSHTFDGGNRDAERGTRLVMVITAIVMVVEIAAGLWFNSMALLADGWHMSSHALAIGLSAFAYAAARRYASDRRFAFGAWKIEVLAAFASAVFLLCIAALMATGSVERLFSPQEIHYREALVVTALGLLVNLGCALILGGHAHGHGHGHAHGHEHHHHDHDHHHGHHDINLRAAYVHVLADAATSVLAIVALAGGWWLGWAWLDPVMGLVGAALVGKWAIGLLRQSGTVLLDREMDHPVVEEVREVLAGLDRDGRPGEEGIRVTDLHVWRVGRQHFACIVCLVTHDATLTPQRVRQALSVHEELVHVTIEISRCDGTH, encoded by the coding sequence ATGCATACCCAAGACCTGTCCGCATGGACCCACAGCCATACCTTCGACGGGGGCAACCGCGACGCCGAGCGCGGTACGCGCCTGGTGATGGTGATCACAGCCATCGTGATGGTGGTGGAAATCGCCGCCGGCCTCTGGTTCAACTCGATGGCGCTGCTGGCCGACGGCTGGCACATGAGTTCGCACGCGCTGGCCATCGGGCTGTCCGCGTTTGCCTATGCGGCCGCGCGCCGCTACGCCAGCGACCGGCGCTTTGCCTTTGGCGCCTGGAAGATCGAAGTGCTGGCTGCCTTTGCCAGCGCGGTGTTCCTGCTCTGCATTGCCGCGCTGATGGCGACCGGCTCAGTCGAACGGCTGTTCAGCCCGCAGGAAATCCATTACCGCGAGGCCTTGGTCGTGACCGCGCTGGGGCTGCTGGTGAACCTGGGCTGCGCGCTGATTTTGGGCGGACATGCGCACGGGCACGGGCACGGACATGCGCACGGGCATGAGCATCACCACCATGACCACGATCATCACCACGGCCACCACGACATCAACCTGCGCGCGGCCTACGTGCACGTGCTGGCCGATGCCGCCACCTCGGTGCTGGCCATCGTGGCGCTGGCCGGCGGCTGGTGGCTGGGCTGGGCCTGGCTCGACCCGGTGATGGGACTGGTGGGCGCGGCGCTGGTCGGCAAGTGGGCGATCGGCCTGCTGCGCCAGAGCGGCACCGTGCTGCTGGACCGCGAGATGGACCACCCGGTGGTCGAAGAAGTGCGCGAGGTGCTGGCCGGGCTCGACCGCGACGGCCGCCCAGGCGAAGAAGGGATCCGCGTGACCGACCTGCATGTCTGGCGCGTCGGCCGCCAGCACTTTGCCTGCATCGTCTGCCTGGTCACGCATGACGCCACGCTGACGCCGCAGCGCGTACGCCAGGCGCTGTCCGTGCATGAGGAACTGGTGCACGTGACCATCGAGATCAGCCGCTGCGACGGCACGCACTGA
- a CDS encoding alpha/beta fold hydrolase: MFEGFTPHRIDCGDVAIHAMAGGQGPALLLLHGHPQTHAIWHKVAPSLARHFTVVAADLRGYGDSGKPPGLPDHANYSKRTMAADQLALMRALGFERFSVLAHDRGARVAHRLALDHPQAVTRLVTLDIAPTLAMYAQTSEAFARAYWHWFFLIRPAPFPETLIEADPALYLRQTMGARSAGLAPFSDAAMAEYLRCLSLPGAAHGLCEDYRASATIDLEHDRADLAAGRMVECEMLALWGEQGAVGQCFRPLDEWRKVARRVRGHALPCGHYIAEEMPERLLEEVLPFLRG; this comes from the coding sequence ATGTTCGAAGGATTCACGCCGCACCGGATCGATTGCGGCGACGTTGCCATCCACGCGATGGCCGGCGGCCAGGGGCCTGCCTTGCTGTTGCTGCATGGCCACCCGCAGACCCATGCGATCTGGCACAAGGTGGCGCCGTCGCTGGCGCGGCATTTCACCGTGGTGGCCGCCGACCTGCGCGGCTATGGCGACAGCGGCAAGCCGCCGGGTTTGCCGGACCACGCCAACTACAGCAAGCGCACCATGGCCGCCGACCAGCTTGCGCTGATGCGCGCGCTCGGCTTCGAGCGGTTCAGCGTGCTGGCGCACGACCGCGGCGCGCGCGTGGCGCACCGGCTGGCGCTGGATCATCCGCAGGCGGTGACGCGGCTGGTGACGCTGGATATCGCCCCCACGCTGGCGATGTACGCGCAGACCAGCGAGGCCTTTGCGCGCGCCTACTGGCACTGGTTCTTCCTGATCCGGCCGGCGCCATTCCCGGAAACGCTGATCGAAGCGGATCCCGCGCTCTACCTGCGCCAGACCATGGGCGCCCGCAGCGCCGGACTGGCGCCGTTCAGCGACGCCGCCATGGCCGAGTACCTGCGCTGCCTGAGCCTGCCCGGTGCCGCGCACGGGCTGTGCGAGGACTACCGCGCCAGTGCCACCATCGACCTCGAACATGACCGCGCCGACCTTGCCGCCGGCCGCATGGTCGAGTGCGAGATGCTGGCACTGTGGGGCGAGCAGGGCGCCGTCGGGCAGTGTTTCCGTCCGCTGGACGAATGGCGCAAGGTGGCGCGGCGCGTGCGCGGGCATGCGCTGCCGTGCGGCCACTACATTGCCGAAGAAATGCCGGAACGGCTGCTGGAAGAAGTGCTGCCGTTCCTGCGCGGCTGA